A region from the Rhodothermales bacterium genome encodes:
- a CDS encoding FAD-dependent oxidoreductase, with the protein MRQQDMERNIVIIGNGVAGITAARFIRKNSYDRITVISSESDHFFSRTALMYIYMGHMTYQDTKPYEDWFWTKNRIDLIRDRVVAVDTDARRLEMGSGKPVSYDVLIIASGSQSNKFGWPGQDLRGVQGLYSLEDLEEMERQTVDISRAVVVGGGLIGIEMAEMLHSRHIPVTFLVRERSYMDYLLPAEESAIVDAEIRAHQIDLRLSTELAEITGNDAGHVNGVMTNHGERIECGFVGLTSGVRPNVGFLKGSAIELDRGVLVNDRFQTSADDVYAIGDCAQFIDPTVAHRPIEQLWYTARKHGKTVARTICGSPTRYERGAFFNSAKFFTLEYQTYGDIRSDLPDTQETLLWHNRSGRRLVRINFDSESRRVVGFNAFGVRLRHEVCEKWLLEGAVVDRVLPQLSLADFDPECAEWRLASAAAAINYSG; encoded by the coding sequence ATGAGGCAACAGGATATGGAGCGGAACATCGTCATCATCGGCAACGGCGTCGCCGGAATAACGGCCGCACGCTTTATCCGAAAGAATTCCTACGACAGAATCACGGTGATCTCGTCCGAGTCGGACCATTTCTTCTCCCGCACCGCCCTGATGTACATCTACATGGGGCACATGACCTACCAGGACACGAAGCCGTACGAGGATTGGTTCTGGACAAAGAATCGAATTGACCTGATTCGGGATCGTGTTGTCGCGGTCGATACGGATGCAAGACGACTTGAGATGGGAAGTGGGAAGCCTGTTTCCTACGATGTTCTGATCATTGCCTCCGGCTCGCAATCGAACAAGTTTGGATGGCCGGGTCAGGATCTACGCGGTGTGCAGGGTTTGTACAGCCTCGAGGATCTTGAGGAGATGGAACGGCAGACGGTTGACATCTCACGTGCCGTGGTCGTTGGTGGCGGCCTGATTGGCATTGAGATGGCTGAGATGTTGCACTCCCGACACATCCCCGTCACGTTCCTCGTTCGAGAGCGAAGCTACATGGACTACCTCCTTCCCGCGGAGGAGTCGGCGATCGTCGATGCTGAGATCCGGGCCCATCAGATTGATCTCCGGCTGTCCACCGAACTCGCGGAGATCACCGGCAATGATGCCGGGCACGTCAACGGGGTGATGACGAATCACGGCGAGAGAATCGAGTGCGGTTTTGTAGGTCTTACGTCAGGTGTACGACCGAACGTCGGGTTCTTGAAGGGATCGGCAATCGAGCTGGATCGGGGCGTCCTCGTGAACGACCGATTCCAGACGAGCGCAGACGATGTATACGCCATCGGGGACTGCGCGCAATTTATTGATCCGACGGTGGCTCATCGCCCGATCGAGCAGCTCTGGTACACCGCCCGAAAGCACGGGAAGACGGTGGCGCGTACGATTTGTGGATCTCCGACGCGCTACGAGAGGGGAGCGTTCTTTAACTCCGCCAAGTTCTTTACACTCGAGTATCAGACGTACGGAGACATTCGAAGCGATCTGCCGGATACCCAGGAAACGCTCTTGTGGCACAACCGATCCGGTCGCCGACTGGTGCGGATCAACTTCGACAGCGAATCGCGGCGGGTCGTGGGATTCAACGCGTTCGGAGTGCGACTACGCCACGAAGTCTGTGAGAAGTGGCTTCTGGAGGGAGCCGTTGTTGATCGTGTACTGCCGCAACTGTCGCTAGCCGACTTCGACCCCGAGTGCGCGGAATGGCGTCTGGCTTCGGCGGCTGCTGCTATAAATTATTCCGGATAA
- a CDS encoding phosphodiester glycosidase family protein: MTHRIHPIQIALVAVVALTSACELPPTVGDLALAPDESYDVVKREIADGLVYIKMYSDTDKQRLHVVVADLNQPRLKLDAETSNDSLFGFERTSEIFERLSAGGEKPLVAINADFWHRDGTPVGMFVDDGHLWRGPWYGTDDRTGMTRSIFAFNEANDVALGLPEYSLSLTLPDQSVIEIEAVNLSESDSRSRVFTDRYPDSVRVSAGWAYSSFQSIDHTWIPNDPLRLTYNGSGASAFSVARGEVVVVFPDSTANVVGRDTSGDFLLLARLKNLQTPVDGVLGALPRLIDRSGDSVVVDPVRFAAEEGIRANFVTDLHPRTAVGYDEDLNWLYMVVVDGRSDSAAGMDLIRLAQLFRKWGCDFALNFDGGGSTTMVVEGEIVNSPSDRTGERPVSNVLLLRDR; this comes from the coding sequence ATGACTCATCGGATTCATCCCATCCAAATCGCTCTTGTAGCTGTTGTCGCACTGACGTCCGCGTGCGAGTTACCGCCTACGGTCGGCGACCTGGCGCTCGCCCCCGACGAGTCCTACGACGTTGTCAAAAGAGAGATCGCTGACGGGCTCGTCTATATCAAGATGTACAGCGATACGGACAAGCAGCGGCTGCACGTCGTGGTCGCCGATCTCAATCAGCCGCGCCTGAAGCTTGATGCCGAGACATCCAACGACAGTCTGTTTGGGTTTGAGAGAACCTCCGAGATCTTCGAGCGGCTGAGCGCGGGCGGCGAGAAACCGCTCGTGGCGATCAACGCGGACTTCTGGCACCGAGATGGAACGCCTGTCGGGATGTTCGTTGACGACGGCCACCTCTGGCGCGGGCCGTGGTACGGGACCGACGACAGGACCGGGATGACACGGTCGATCTTTGCATTCAACGAAGCGAACGACGTAGCTCTCGGTCTTCCCGAGTATAGTCTGAGCTTGACGCTTCCGGATCAGAGTGTCATTGAGATAGAAGCCGTCAATCTGTCGGAAAGTGACAGCAGGTCAAGAGTATTTACGGACCGGTATCCTGACAGCGTACGTGTTTCGGCGGGGTGGGCATACTCCTCGTTTCAGTCGATCGACCACACGTGGATTCCGAATGATCCGCTTCGGCTGACCTACAACGGTTCGGGAGCCAGTGCATTCAGTGTTGCTCGCGGTGAAGTTGTCGTGGTCTTTCCTGACTCGACTGCAAACGTTGTCGGACGCGATACATCGGGGGACTTCCTGTTGTTGGCGCGGCTCAAGAATCTTCAGACGCCGGTCGACGGCGTGCTCGGTGCGTTGCCCAGGCTGATTGACAGATCGGGCGACTCCGTAGTAGTCGATCCTGTTCGCTTTGCAGCGGAGGAGGGGATTCGCGCGAATTTTGTGACGGATCTCCACCCGAGAACCGCGGTCGGGTATGATGAAGACCTGAACTGGTTGTATATGGTGGTGGTGGACGGCCGAAGCGACTCTGCCGCCGGAATGGATTTGATCAGACTGGCCCAACTGTTTCGGAAGTGGGGATGTGACTTCGCCCTCAACTTCGACGGCGGTGGCTCGACGACGATGGTGGTCGAAGGCGAAATCGTCAACAGCCCCTCCGACCGAACTGGCGAGAGGCCGGTGAGCAACGTGCTCTTGTTGAGGGATCGGTGA
- a CDS encoding ATP-NAD kinase, translating to MIYGVTGNTDKDDLWQPVADLVRWFKERSITCRLATPVAEGLAARNLMSAHDANTLATRDVAEATDILLSFGGDGTFLNTAHIVGGRALPILGINIGRLGFLADIEVEQVRQAIEQIEAGRYTIEERMALDVAISSDGTTASEWALNEVVVQRSGTAGLILIEVSVDGATLNTYWADGLIVSTPTGSTAYSLSAGGPIMEPGCGSVLLTPIAAHSLTIRPIVLPDTAVLKVQVRVPELAHVVSVDGHSLVVDRGETSLTIRRAAHTVHLVKTEGSSYYETLRNKLMWGVRKVD from the coding sequence ATGATATACGGAGTAACCGGGAACACGGACAAGGACGATCTCTGGCAACCCGTTGCGGACCTGGTCCGGTGGTTCAAAGAGCGGAGCATCACGTGTCGCCTGGCGACCCCGGTCGCCGAAGGGCTGGCCGCTCGCAATCTCATGTCGGCTCACGACGCGAACACGCTCGCGACCAGGGACGTTGCTGAGGCCACGGACATCCTTCTCTCGTTTGGTGGGGACGGCACGTTCCTCAATACCGCTCATATCGTCGGCGGCAGGGCACTCCCCATCCTAGGGATCAACATCGGCCGACTGGGATTTCTGGCAGACATCGAGGTCGAGCAGGTACGCCAGGCGATCGAGCAAATTGAGGCCGGGCGGTATACGATCGAGGAGCGGATGGCGCTTGACGTAGCGATTTCGTCCGACGGCACGACAGCGTCCGAGTGGGCGCTGAACGAGGTCGTTGTGCAGCGGAGCGGCACGGCCGGACTCATCTTGATCGAAGTGAGCGTCGACGGCGCCACGTTGAACACCTACTGGGCGGATGGCCTGATCGTTTCAACGCCGACGGGATCCACTGCTTATTCCCTCTCGGCCGGCGGACCAATCATGGAGCCAGGCTGCGGCTCCGTGCTCCTCACTCCCATCGCGGCGCACTCGCTGACTATCCGGCCCATCGTACTGCCAGACACCGCGGTACTGAAGGTGCAGGTGCGTGTACCGGAGCTGGCTCACGTGGTATCGGTTGACGGCCACAGCCTGGTCGTCGATCGTGGGGAGACGAGCCTGACCATTCGGCGCGCGGCGCACACCGTACATCTTGTTAAAACCGAGGGCAGCAGCTACTACGAGACGCTCCGCAACAAGCTGATGTGGGGCGTTCGCAAGGTGGACTGA